A genomic stretch from Solanum stenotomum isolate F172 chromosome 8, ASM1918654v1, whole genome shotgun sequence includes:
- the LOC125873463 gene encoding F-box protein At3g08750-like yields the protein MEDCWESALADFKVSNRKWAKGYFRNFHSPARVNSMADQNNNEDAGINCNLPKDAVERILVGLPVRSLLQFKSACKSWYNFIKSCNFIKIYRNHQISRPPSALISYKKNNVSSFWPDFFSLNLHPDTNIEQYNFPINQQLSLPFAIDDAKDWANFEFCYNGLICLTKDIYTSPVAILWNPASRRYKCINIPSECSRLTYLKLGFHQQSNDYKILKVPFQTRSDDESTKMAWVYTLSSGSWKTVPFTLLSLTVAWGPQISVDGFVYWLGTRGVEYIICFDLIKDKFKLMDVPDDRGFDRELVHRKLMVLRGSLAMIVSVEDGTRDTEIWMLVKGNSHQPYLWTKKFILEPFSKETTTLGMWNDHKLLVVVSQTHPHALRQVYSYDLVTKETEYFHMPKEQDLASFAAVRGCYFESLELEDGSGGRY from the exons ATGGAAGATTGTTGGGAAAGTGCCTTAGCCGATTTTAAAGTTAGTAATCGTAAATGGGCAAAAGGTTATTTTCGTAATTTTCACTCTCCAGCTAGG GTTAATTCCATGGCGGATCAAAACAACAATGAAGACGCAGGTATAAACTGCAATTTGCCCAAAGATGCAGTGGAGCGGATACTTGTAGGGCTTCCGGTCAGATCGCTGCTCCAGTTTAAGTCTGCATGCAAATCATGGTACAATTTCATCAAGAGctgtaattttatcaaaatttaccGCAATCATCAAATCTCTCGTCCTCCTTCTGCCCTTATatcttacaaaaaaaataatgttagcTCATTCTGGCCTGATTTCTTTTCGCTCAATCTTCATCCTGATACCAACATTGAACAGTATAATTTCCCTATAAACCAGCAATTGTCTTTACCTTTTGCCATTGATGACGCAAAGGACTGGGCTAATTTTGAGTTTTGCTACAATGGCTTAATTTGTTTGACGAAGGATATCTATACCTCACCAGTAGCTATTCTATGGAATCCCGCTAGTCGGAGATACAAATGCATTAATATACCCTCTGAGTGCTCCAGATTGACTTATCTAAAACTCGGGTTTCATCAACAAAGCAatgattataaaattttgaaagtcCCCTTTCAAACGCGGAGTGATGATGAATCAACAAAAATGGCTTGGGTTTATACACTGAGTTCAGGTTCATGGAAAACCGTACCGTTTACCCTTCTTAGCCTAACTGTTGCTTGGGGACCTCAGATTTCTGTAGATGGTTTTGTGTATTGGCTGGGTACACGCGGGGTGGAATATATTATCTGCTTTGATCTGATTAAAGACAAATTCAAACTAATGGATGTTCCTGATGATCGTGGTTTTGATCGCGAACTTGTTCATAGAAAGCTTATGGTTTTGAGGGGATCACTTGCCATGATAGTTTCTGTTGAGGATGGTACTAGGGATACTGAGATATGGATGCTTGTGAAAGGAAATAGTCACCAACCATACTTATGGACTAAGAAGTTCATTTTAGAACCTTTTTCCAAAGAAACAACCACGTTGGGAATGTGGAACGATCATAAGCTTCTCGTAGTTGTTTCACAAACTCATCCTCATGCTCTCAGACAAGTCTACTCTTATGATTTGGTTACCAAAGAGACGGAATATTTTCATATGCCAAAGGAACAAGATTTAGCATCTTTTGCAGCAGTGCGTGGGTGCTATTTTGAGAGCCTGGAACTTGAAGATGGATCTGGCGGGAGATACTGA
- the LOC125874954 gene encoding wound-induced basic protein has protein sequence MIYDVNSPLFRSFLSQKGGASDKRKTEEQKPKEQRPKASENKPVMNE, from the exons ATGATTTACGACGTGAATTCGCCGCTTTTCCGATCGTTCCTCAGCCAGAAGGGAGGTGCATCTGACAAGAG GAAAACAGAAGAGCAGAAGCCCAAGGAACAGAGGCCAAAAGCAAGTGAAAACAAGCCTGTTATGAATGAATGA
- the LOC125873464 gene encoding uncharacterized protein LOC125873464: protein MSNLSKLEFVALDISGKNNLSWVLDVEIHLTAKGLGDSIIEENKASSQDKAKAMIFLRHHLDERLKVEYLTVKDPLELWIGLKWRYDHLKATLLPRARYEWMHLRFQDYKIVIEYNSDVFRITSQLKLCGETIKDEDMLEKTLTTFHASNMILQQQYREKGFKKYSELISCLLVVEQHNDLFMKNHEARFAGSASLPEAHGVEADGQSEIRQNNRDHDNVLGCDKGKRRYNNRRGGGHNKKKNNMGSQNNPSKGKCDHCHRCGLKGHWKSECRAPEHFVRLYQNSFKIKGNKGGASSSNARVESYLTLKDDAQAGSSQKYDENIEANLALKDDAFDGLDDITHLEAEDFFGDRN, encoded by the coding sequence atgTCGAATTTGTCAAAGCTTGAATTTGTGGCACTTGACATTTCTGGAAAGAACAATTTATCATGGGTACTTGATGTTGAAATTCACCTTACCGCTAAGGGTCTTGGTGATAGTATAATCGAAGAAAATAAGGCATCAAGTCAGGATAAAGCGAAAGCTATGATTTTCCTTCGTCATCATCTTGATGAAAGACTGAAGGTTGAATACTTAACAGTGAAAGATCCACTTGAATTGTGGATAGGTTTGAAATGGAGGTATGACCACCTCAAGGCAACATTATTGCCAAGGGCTCGTTATGAATGGATGCACTTACGGTTTCAAGATTATAAAATCGTAATTGAGTATAACTCTGATGTATTTAGAATCACTTCCCAATTAAAATTATGTGGGGAAACTATTAAAGATGAGGACATGTTGGAAAAGACACTAACTACTTTCCATGCCTCCAATATGATATTACAACAGCAATACCGTGAAAAGggttttaaaaaatactctGAATTAATCTCATGCCTTCTGGTGGTTGAGCAACATAATGACctttttatgaaaaatcatGAAGCACGTTTTGCTGGAAGTGCTTCATTACCGGAGGCACACGGGGTAGAAGCAGACGGCCAGTCtgaaataagacaaaataatcGGGACCATGATAATGTGCTTGGGTGTGACAAGGGCAAAAGACGATATAATAATCGTCGAGGTGGTGGTCAtaacaaaaagaagaacaatatgGGTTCTCAAAATAATCCTTCTAAAGGAAAGTGCGATCACTGTCATCGTTGTGGCCTTAAAGGTCACTGGAAAAGTGAATGTCGGGCACCTGAGCATTTTGTCAGGTTGTATCAAAATTCCttcaaaataaaaggaaataaaggCGGTGCCTCCTCTTCTAATGCCCGAGTAGAGTCATATTTGACTCTCAAAGATGATGCTCAAGCAGGGTCTTCTCAAAAATATGATGAGAATATTGAGGCAAATTTAGCATTGAAAGATGATGCTTTTGATGGGCTTGATGATATCACTCATCTGGAAGCTGAAGACTTCTTTGGGGATCGCAATTGA
- the LOC125873465 gene encoding uncharacterized protein LOC125873465 — MLNLSKLEFVALDISEKNNLSWVLDVEIHLTAKGLGDSIIKENKASSQDKAKAMIFLRHHLDERLKIEYLTVKDPLELWIDLKGRYDHLKATILPRARYEWMHLRFQDYKIVIEYNSDVFRITSQLKLCGETIKDNDMLEKTLTTFHASNMILQQQYREKGFKKYSELISCLLVAEQHNDLLMKNHEACPAGSAPLPEAHGVEAHGQSEIRQNNQDHDNVRGCGKGKRPYNNRRGGGHNKKENNMGSLNNPSKGKGDHCHRCGLKGNKGGASSSNARVESHLTLKDDAQAGSSQKYDENIEANLALKDDAFDGLDDITHLGAEDFFEDRN; from the exons atgTTGAATTTGTCAAAGCTTGAATTTGTGGCACTTGacatttctgaaaaaaataatttgtcatggGTACTTGATGTTGAAATTCACCTTACCGCTAAGGGTCTTGGTGATAGTATAATCAAAGAAAATAAGGCATCAAGTCAGGATAAAGCGAAAGCTATGATTTTCCTTCGTCATCATCTTGATGAAAGACTGAAGATTGAATACTTAACAGTGAAAGATCCACTTGAATTGTGGATAGATTTGAAAGGGAGGTATGACCACCTCAAGGCAACAATATTGCCAAGGGCTCGTTATGAATGGATGCACTTACGGTTTCAAGATTATAAAATCGTAATTGAGTATAACTCTGATGTATTTAGAATCACTTCCCAATTAAAATTATGTGGGGAAACTATAAAAGATAATGACATGTTGGAAAAGACACTAACTACTTTTCATGCCTCCAATATGATATTACAGCAGCAATACCGTGAAAAGggttttaaaaaatactctGAATTAATCTCATGCCTTCTGGTGGCTGAGCAACATAATGACCTTTTGATGAAAAATCATGAAGCATGTCCTGCTGGAAGTGCTCCATTACCAGAGGCACACGGGGTAGAAGCACACGGCCAGTCtgaaataagacaaaataatcAGGATCATGATAATGTGCGTGGGTGTGGCAAGGGAAAAAGACCATATAATAATCGTCGAGGTGGTGGTCATAACAAAAAAGAGAACAATATGGGTTCTCTAAATAATCCTTCTAAAGGAAAGGGTGATCATTGTCATCGTTGTGGCCTTAAAG gaaataaaggcGGTGCCTCCTCTTCTAATGCCCGAGTAGAGTCACATTTGACTCTCAAAGATGATGCTCAGGCAGGGTCTTCTCAAAAATATGATGAGAATATTGAGGCAAATTTAGCATTGAAAGATGATGCTTTCGATGGGCTCGATGATATCACTCATCTGGGAGCAGAAGACTTCTTTGAGGATCGCAATTGA